A section of the Stenotrophomonas sp. 364 genome encodes:
- a CDS encoding DUF885 family protein, with protein sequence MKSPLVTALLLALALPAGAVLAAPSAAPAAAPANLASESPADAQFRSIYETEWKWRQDGGGEASEDGDGPANATRMPDVGAAAQQARLKVWDEVLAKLGTIDPKTLSADTQINYAIYRDQVFNLAAEVRLRGYEMPFNADSSFWSNLSFMARREMKTAKDYRNYIARLNDVPRYFDQQTENMRAGLKRGFSVPRAVLDGREVSIATVSELKDPTASPLYAPFKKLPASIPAAEQAQLREQARQAIGGSVVPAFAKLRTFFVSEYVPQARTTLAAEAMPDGKAYYKQQIHEYTTLDLTPQQIHEIGLKEVARIQAEMNGIIKQVEFKGSFAQFLTFLRTDPQFYAKTPDELLHRAAWISKRVDGVIGKYMTLPRARFTIVPVPPDIAPFWTAGRGGMGTYWLNTYNLPARPLYNLPALTLHESDPGHALQGALAAEQGEQPEFRRNAYISAYGEGWGLYCEKLGVEMGIYETPYEDFGRLTYEMWRAARLVIDTGVHHKGWTRAQAIAYLRDHTALSEHEVTTEVDRYISWPGQALSYKLGEIAIVRLRAQAEQELGDRFDVKSFHDAVLKQGSVPLPVLEQQIQAYIAQRKAAS encoded by the coding sequence GTGAAATCGCCCCTCGTCACCGCGCTGCTGCTCGCCCTGGCCCTTCCTGCCGGCGCCGTCCTGGCCGCACCGTCCGCTGCACCGGCGGCCGCACCGGCCAACCTGGCCTCGGAAAGCCCCGCCGATGCGCAGTTCCGCAGCATCTACGAAACCGAATGGAAGTGGCGCCAGGACGGCGGTGGTGAAGCCAGCGAAGACGGCGACGGCCCGGCCAACGCCACCCGCATGCCCGACGTGGGCGCGGCGGCCCAGCAGGCCCGGCTGAAGGTCTGGGACGAAGTGCTGGCCAAGCTCGGCACGATCGACCCGAAGACGCTCTCGGCCGACACCCAGATCAACTACGCCATCTACCGCGACCAGGTCTTCAACCTGGCCGCCGAGGTACGCCTGCGCGGCTATGAAATGCCGTTCAATGCCGACTCCTCGTTCTGGTCCAACCTGTCCTTCATGGCGCGCCGCGAAATGAAGACCGCCAAGGACTACCGCAACTACATCGCCCGCCTCAACGACGTGCCGCGCTACTTCGACCAGCAGACCGAGAACATGCGGGCCGGCCTCAAGCGCGGCTTCAGCGTGCCGCGCGCGGTGCTGGACGGGCGCGAAGTGTCCATCGCCACCGTGTCCGAACTGAAGGACCCGACCGCCTCGCCGCTGTACGCGCCCTTCAAGAAGCTGCCCGCCAGCATCCCCGCCGCCGAGCAGGCGCAGCTGCGGGAGCAGGCGCGGCAGGCCATCGGGGGCAGTGTGGTGCCGGCGTTCGCCAAGCTGCGCACCTTCTTTGTCAGCGAGTACGTGCCGCAAGCGCGCACCACCCTGGCCGCCGAAGCCATGCCCGACGGCAAGGCGTACTACAAGCAGCAGATCCACGAATACACCACGCTGGACCTGACCCCGCAGCAGATCCACGAGATCGGCCTGAAGGAAGTGGCGCGCATCCAGGCGGAAATGAACGGCATCATCAAGCAGGTGGAATTCAAGGGCAGCTTCGCGCAGTTCCTGACCTTCCTGCGTACCGATCCGCAGTTCTACGCCAAGACCCCCGACGAACTGCTGCACCGCGCCGCGTGGATCTCCAAGCGCGTGGACGGGGTGATCGGCAAGTACATGACCCTGCCGCGCGCACGCTTCACCATCGTGCCGGTACCGCCGGACATCGCCCCGTTCTGGACCGCCGGCCGCGGCGGCATGGGTACCTACTGGCTCAACACCTACAACCTGCCGGCGCGCCCGCTGTACAACCTGCCGGCCCTGACCCTGCACGAATCCGACCCCGGCCACGCGCTGCAGGGCGCACTGGCGGCCGAGCAGGGCGAGCAGCCCGAGTTCCGCCGCAACGCCTACATCTCCGCCTATGGCGAAGGCTGGGGCCTGTACTGCGAAAAGCTCGGCGTGGAGATGGGCATCTACGAAACCCCCTACGAGGATTTCGGCCGCCTGACCTACGAGATGTGGCGTGCCGCGCGCCTGGTGATCGACACCGGCGTGCACCACAAGGGCTGGACCCGCGCGCAGGCCATTGCCTACCTGCGCGACCACACCGCGCTGAGCGAGCATGAAGTGACCACCGAAGTGGACCGCTACATCTCCTGGCCGGGCCAGGCGCTGAGCTACAAGCTGGGCGAGATCGCCATCGTGCGCCTGCGCGCGCAGGCCGAGCAGGAACTGGGCGACCGGTTCGACGTGAAGTCCTTCCACGACGCGGTGCTCAAGCAGGGCTCGGTGCCGCTGCCGGTGCTGGAGCAGCAGATCCAGGCGTATATCGCCCAGCGCAAGGCTGCCAGCTGA
- a CDS encoding lipid-A-disaccharide synthase N-terminal domain-containing protein, whose product MELHWLDQPLTWLYWTGLHVTGWKLIGYTGALMFGGRWLVQFVASRRAGKPVIPRLFWYMSVVGSLMTLSYFLFSAKQDSVGVLQNLFPAFTALYSLKLDIDHRGWKRDKAPH is encoded by the coding sequence ATGGAGCTGCACTGGCTCGACCAACCGTTGACCTGGCTGTACTGGACCGGCCTGCACGTGACCGGCTGGAAGCTGATCGGGTACACCGGCGCGCTGATGTTCGGCGGCCGCTGGCTGGTCCAGTTCGTGGCCTCCCGGCGCGCTGGCAAGCCGGTGATCCCGCGGCTGTTCTGGTATATGAGCGTGGTCGGCAGCCTGATGACGCTGAGCTACTTCCTGTTTTCGGCCAAGCAGGACTCGGTGGGCGTACTGCAGAACCTGTTCCCGGCGTTTACCGCGCTGTACAGCCTGAAGCTGGATATCGACCATCGTGGGTGGAAGCGGGACAAGGCGCCGCATTGA
- a CDS encoding glycosyltransferase family 2 protein — protein sequence MSQPQLSVVVPVFNERDNVTPLIEEIVAALRGQVAFEIVYVDDHSRDDTLAVLQGLKAVHPELRVLHHVSQSGQSTAVRTGVKQARAPWIATLDGDGQNDPADIPKLLAARAAAAPQVKLFAGWRVHRQDSGSKRWASKWANAIRARMLRDDTPDTGCGIKLFEREAFLDLPYFDHMHRYLPALMQRAGWQTISVPVNHRHRTAGVSKYTNLGRALVGIRDLRGVAWLITRSKRTAVEER from the coding sequence ATGAGCCAACCCCAGCTGTCGGTCGTTGTTCCCGTCTTCAATGAACGCGACAACGTTACCCCCCTGATCGAGGAGATCGTCGCCGCGCTGCGCGGGCAGGTCGCGTTCGAGATCGTCTACGTCGACGACCATTCGCGCGATGACACCCTGGCGGTGCTGCAGGGGCTCAAGGCCGTCCACCCCGAGCTGCGGGTGCTGCACCACGTCAGTCAGAGCGGGCAGAGCACGGCGGTGCGCACCGGCGTCAAGCAGGCCCGCGCCCCCTGGATCGCCACCCTGGACGGCGACGGCCAGAACGACCCGGCCGATATTCCCAAGCTGCTGGCGGCGCGCGCCGCGGCTGCGCCGCAGGTAAAGCTGTTCGCCGGCTGGCGGGTCCACCGCCAGGACTCGGGCAGCAAGCGCTGGGCCAGCAAGTGGGCCAATGCCATCCGCGCGCGCATGCTGCGCGACGACACCCCCGACACCGGCTGCGGCATCAAGCTGTTCGAGCGCGAGGCGTTCCTGGACCTGCCGTACTTCGACCACATGCACCGCTACCTGCCGGCGCTGATGCAGCGTGCGGGCTGGCAGACCATCAGCGTGCCGGTCAATCACCGGCATCGCACGGCGGGCGTGTCCAAATACACCAACCTGGGCCGCGCGCTGGTCGGCATCCGCGACCTGCGTGGGGTGGCCTGGCTGATCACGCGCAGCAAGCGCACCGCCGTGGAAGAACGCTGA
- a CDS encoding NAD-dependent epimerase/dehydratase family protein, whose amino-acid sequence MTILVTGAAGFIGANTVRALLDAGETVVGLDNYNDYYDPQIKRDRVAALCPDADIRSLDLTDRDGLAALFEEVQPTRVIHLAAQAGVRYSIENPHAYVDSNLVGFVNMLELCRHRGVAHLVYASSSSVYGDSATPPFSEDQRIDKPRSLYAATKAANELMAYTYAQLYGLHATGLRFFTVYGPWGRPDMAPLLFSRAVLAGRPIDVFNDGKMQRDFTHVSDIVAGILGALAHPSSEDVPHRVFNLGNHTPIELEHFIGVIEAAAGRPAHKVYKPMQPGDMVRTMADTTLARDAFGYEPATPIEQGLPPVVAWCRDYFGTHA is encoded by the coding sequence ATGACCATCCTCGTCACCGGCGCTGCCGGCTTCATTGGGGCCAACACGGTCCGCGCGCTGCTCGATGCCGGTGAAACGGTGGTCGGGCTGGACAACTACAACGACTACTACGACCCGCAGATCAAGCGCGACCGCGTGGCCGCGCTGTGCCCGGACGCCGACATCCGCTCGCTCGACCTGACCGACCGCGACGGCCTGGCCGCGCTGTTCGAGGAGGTGCAGCCGACCCGGGTGATCCACCTGGCCGCGCAGGCCGGCGTGCGTTACTCGATCGAGAACCCGCACGCCTACGTGGACAGCAACCTGGTCGGCTTCGTCAACATGCTCGAGCTGTGCCGCCACCGTGGCGTGGCGCACCTGGTGTACGCGTCCAGCAGTTCGGTGTACGGCGATTCGGCCACCCCGCCGTTCTCCGAGGACCAGCGCATCGACAAACCGCGCTCGCTGTACGCGGCTACCAAGGCCGCCAACGAGCTGATGGCCTACACCTACGCGCAGCTGTACGGCCTGCATGCCACCGGCCTGCGCTTCTTCACCGTGTACGGCCCCTGGGGCCGCCCGGACATGGCACCGCTGCTGTTCTCGCGCGCGGTTCTGGCCGGGCGCCCGATCGACGTGTTCAACGACGGAAAAATGCAGCGCGACTTCACACATGTTTCCGACATCGTGGCCGGTATCCTCGGCGCGCTGGCGCATCCGTCCAGCGAGGATGTTCCGCACCGTGTCTTCAACCTGGGCAACCACACGCCGATCGAGCTGGAGCACTTCATCGGGGTCATCGAAGCGGCGGCCGGGCGCCCGGCGCACAAGGTGTACAAGCCGATGCAGCCCGGCGACATGGTCCGCACCATGGCCGACACCACGCTCGCCCGTGACGCATTCGGCTATGAGCCGGCCACGCCGATCGAGCAGGGCCTGCCCCCGGTGGTGGCCTGGTGCCGCGATTATTTCGGTACTCACGCCTGA
- a CDS encoding suppressor of fused domain protein encodes MSDTYDDVSPGGSPMLTHTRPRDFAPAAGEVCIEQISAHIERHLGPVSSVFHEIVSDAVHIDVHVVPATDTFPHLRLVTSGMSDLPMTLSDDVDAPRYMELMVTLPADWPLQQADLEDERHYWPIRLLKMMARLPHKFDTWLGFGHTIPNFDPPAPYAPGVGFDGVIVLPPVNAPEDFGQLVIDAEKTIVFMSLVPLYPEEMALKLKKGSDALLDRFDAKGVSDIIEPGRVNVARKRFGLF; translated from the coding sequence ATGAGCGATACCTACGACGATGTCAGCCCGGGCGGCAGTCCGATGTTGACCCACACCCGGCCCCGCGACTTCGCGCCGGCGGCCGGTGAGGTGTGCATCGAGCAGATCAGCGCGCATATCGAGCGGCATCTTGGCCCGGTCTCGAGCGTGTTCCATGAAATCGTGTCCGACGCCGTGCACATCGACGTGCACGTGGTGCCGGCCACCGATACGTTCCCGCATCTGCGGCTGGTGACATCGGGCATGAGTGACCTGCCGATGACCCTGTCCGACGACGTCGATGCGCCGCGCTACATGGAACTGATGGTGACCCTGCCGGCCGACTGGCCGCTGCAGCAGGCCGACCTCGAGGACGAGCGCCACTACTGGCCGATCCGCCTGCTGAAGATGATGGCGCGGCTGCCGCACAAGTTCGACACCTGGCTGGGGTTTGGCCACACCATTCCCAACTTCGATCCTCCCGCGCCCTACGCGCCGGGCGTCGGCTTCGACGGCGTAATCGTGCTGCCGCCGGTAAACGCCCCGGAAGACTTCGGCCAGCTGGTGATCGACGCTGAAAAGACCATCGTGTTCATGTCGCTGGTGCCGCTTTACCCCGAAGAAATGGCGCTGAAGCTGAAGAAGGGCAGCGATGCCCTGCTGGATCGCTTCGATGCCAAGGGCGTCAGCGACATCATCGAACCGGGCCGGGTCAACGTTGCCAGGAAGCGCTTCGGCCTGTTCTGA
- a CDS encoding helix-hairpin-helix domain-containing protein gives MNPAKVDRNHLLRLTDLPNVGPACEKDLRLIGIRVPAHLRGRDAYDMYAQLCLRTGVMHDPCVIDVFLSVVRFMQGEAPRPWWNFSKERKATLAKEAPLTLW, from the coding sequence ATGAACCCTGCCAAGGTCGACCGCAACCATCTGTTGCGTCTGACCGACCTGCCGAATGTCGGGCCGGCCTGTGAGAAAGATCTGCGTCTGATCGGCATCCGTGTACCCGCGCACCTGCGTGGCCGCGATGCCTACGACATGTATGCGCAGCTATGCCTGCGCACCGGCGTGATGCATGACCCGTGCGTGATCGATGTGTTCCTGTCGGTCGTGCGCTTCATGCAGGGCGAAGCACCGCGCCCGTGGTGGAATTTCAGCAAGGAACGCAAGGCCACGCTGGCCAAGGAAGCGCCGCTCACGTTGTGGTGA
- a CDS encoding ParB/RepB/Spo0J family partition protein, with translation MSTKPALGKKRGLGRGLDALLGPKGAVTQVQAAAVIEPMPGEVLRKLPVGQLQPGKYQPRRDMDETKLAELAESIKAQGVIQPILVRQLGPDSFEIVAGERRWRASQLAGLDEVPVVVRELEDRTVIAMALIENIQREDLNPLEEAEALQRLISEFALTHAEAAQAVGRSRAAVSNLLRLLELPIAIRLLLETRRLEMGHARALLTLAPELASKLAQEAADQGWSVREVEHRAQQFAAGKVPGSLRKKPAASAPQADIASLETELSESLGARVAINHGRGGKGKLIIHYTDLDTLDGVLERLRAQKG, from the coding sequence ATGAGCACCAAGCCCGCCCTCGGCAAGAAACGCGGCCTCGGCCGCGGCCTCGATGCGTTGCTGGGGCCCAAGGGTGCGGTGACCCAGGTACAGGCGGCCGCGGTGATCGAGCCCATGCCGGGTGAAGTGCTGCGCAAGCTGCCGGTAGGCCAGCTGCAGCCGGGCAAGTACCAGCCGCGCCGCGACATGGACGAAACCAAGCTCGCCGAGCTGGCCGAATCCATCAAGGCGCAGGGCGTGATCCAGCCGATCCTGGTCCGCCAGCTCGGCCCGGACAGTTTCGAAATCGTCGCCGGCGAACGCCGCTGGCGCGCCTCGCAGCTGGCCGGTCTGGACGAAGTGCCGGTGGTGGTGCGCGAGCTGGAAGACCGCACCGTCATCGCGATGGCGCTGATCGAAAACATCCAGCGCGAAGACCTCAACCCGCTTGAAGAAGCCGAAGCGCTGCAGCGCCTGATCAGCGAGTTCGCGCTCACCCACGCCGAGGCCGCCCAGGCCGTCGGCCGCTCGCGCGCGGCGGTGTCCAACCTGCTGCGCCTGCTCGAGCTGCCGATCGCCATCCGCCTGCTGCTGGAAACCCGTCGGCTGGAAATGGGCCACGCGCGTGCGCTGCTCACCCTGGCCCCGGAACTGGCCAGCAAGCTGGCCCAGGAAGCGGCCGACCAGGGCTGGTCGGTGCGCGAAGTGGAACACCGTGCGCAGCAGTTCGCGGCCGGCAAGGTGCCCGGTTCGCTGCGCAAGAAGCCGGCGGCCAGCGCGCCGCAGGCCGACATCGCCTCGCTGGAAACCGAGTTGTCCGAATCGCTGGGCGCCCGCGTGGCGATCAACCACGGCCGCGGCGGCAAGGGCAAGCTGATCATCCATTACACCGACCTGGACACGCTGGATGGCGTGCTCGAACGACTTCGCGCACAGAAGGGCTGA
- a CDS encoding ParA family protein yields the protein MARIIAIANQKGGVGKTTTAVNLAASLAAAPKRVLLVDLDSQGNATMGSGVDKREVAASTCDLLLGEATAAEVRVTTPEGFDLLPGNIDLTAAEIQLMDQGEREQRLKRALAPVRDEYDFILIDCPPALSLLTLNALAAADSVIVPMQCEYYALEGLSALVETIEALRANLNPSLEIEGVLRTMFDVRNNLANAVSAELTEHFGDRVFRTIVPRNVRLAEAPSHGQSIVGYDRASRGGVAYLGLAGEIIRRHQQRNTADKALETA from the coding sequence ATGGCCCGCATCATCGCCATCGCCAACCAGAAAGGTGGCGTCGGCAAGACCACGACCGCCGTCAATCTGGCCGCCTCCCTGGCTGCTGCACCCAAGCGCGTGCTCCTGGTCGACCTGGATTCCCAAGGCAATGCGACCATGGGCAGCGGCGTGGACAAGCGTGAAGTCGCCGCGTCCACCTGCGACCTGCTGCTGGGCGAAGCCACCGCCGCCGAAGTGCGGGTCACCACCCCGGAAGGCTTCGACCTGCTCCCGGGCAACATCGACCTGACCGCCGCCGAGATCCAGCTGATGGACCAGGGCGAGCGCGAGCAGCGCCTCAAGCGCGCCCTGGCCCCGGTCCGTGACGAGTACGACTTCATCCTGATCGACTGCCCGCCGGCGCTGTCGCTGCTGACCCTGAACGCCCTGGCCGCCGCCGATTCGGTAATCGTGCCGATGCAGTGCGAGTACTACGCGCTGGAAGGGCTGAGCGCGCTGGTGGAAACCATCGAAGCGCTGCGCGCCAACCTCAATCCCAGCCTGGAGATCGAGGGCGTGCTGCGCACCATGTTCGACGTGCGCAACAACCTGGCCAACGCGGTGTCGGCCGAGCTCACCGAGCACTTCGGCGACCGCGTGTTCCGCACCATCGTGCCGCGCAACGTGCGCCTGGCCGAAGCACCCAGCCACGGGCAGAGCATCGTCGGTTACGACCGCGCCTCGCGGGGCGGCGTTGCCTACCTCGGCCTGGCCGGCGAGATCATCCGCCGCCACCAACAACGCAACACGGCCGATAAAGCCCTGGAGACCGCCTGA
- the rsmG gene encoding 16S rRNA (guanine(527)-N(7))-methyltransferase RsmG, producing MKEHTLPAGVSDALERGLAAMQLDAALAPPLLTYLTLLDRWNRTYNLTAIRDPLEMVTRHLLDSLAMQPYLEAGTLADLGTGPGLPGIPLAIARPQLQVTLVESNGKKARFMREAVRQLGLTNARVAESRAEALAEPGAYDHLTARAMDTLAGIIAVGGHLLRPGGRLLAMKGVHPHDEIAQLPAGWTVEQVLPLHVPGLTGERHLVVVAGP from the coding sequence ATGAAAGAACACACCCTCCCTGCCGGCGTGTCCGACGCGCTTGAGCGCGGCCTGGCCGCGATGCAGCTGGACGCCGCGCTGGCGCCGCCGCTGCTGACCTACCTGACCCTGCTTGACCGCTGGAACCGCACCTACAACCTCACCGCGATCCGCGACCCGCTGGAGATGGTCACCCGCCATCTGCTCGACTCGCTGGCCATGCAGCCCTACCTGGAGGCCGGCACCCTGGCCGACCTGGGCACCGGCCCCGGCCTGCCCGGCATCCCGCTGGCCATCGCCCGCCCGCAGCTGCAGGTGACCCTGGTGGAAAGCAACGGCAAGAAGGCGCGCTTCATGCGCGAGGCTGTGCGCCAGCTCGGCCTGACCAACGCCCGCGTGGCCGAATCGCGGGCCGAAGCGCTCGCCGAACCCGGCGCCTACGACCACCTGACCGCCCGCGCCATGGACACCCTGGCCGGCATCATCGCCGTTGGCGGTCATCTGCTGCGCCCGGGCGGCCGCCTGCTGGCCATGAAAGGCGTGCACCCGCACGACGAAATTGCCCAGCTGCCGGCCGGCTGGACGGTGGAGCAGGTGCTGCCGCTGCACGTGCCCGGCCTGACTGGCGAGCGCCATCTGGTGGTGGTGGCCGGTCCCTGA
- a CDS encoding 4'-phosphopantetheinyl transferase superfamily protein: MTVPIVSGGPWQFGPVTVWCLPHVNGTRGEPQARVLLADQLGGTPDTLPLQRDARGRPELHGPLAHIGTGWSHSHGLLLVAMAERVRLGVDLEPLRPRPRMVEIIERFFHPAEVAWLLGLDEAARTPWFFRVWCAKEAILKAQGQGISFGLHRLQLAPDAAGRLRLAWCDPELGDAARWHLHEWQAAVDFRAALAWHAM; encoded by the coding sequence ATGACCGTGCCCATCGTTTCGGGCGGTCCGTGGCAGTTCGGCCCGGTCACGGTCTGGTGCCTGCCGCACGTCAACGGCACCCGGGGCGAGCCGCAGGCCCGGGTCCTGCTGGCCGACCAGCTGGGCGGTACGCCGGACACCCTGCCGCTGCAGCGCGACGCCCGCGGCCGCCCGGAACTGCACGGCCCGCTGGCGCATATCGGCACCGGCTGGAGCCACAGCCATGGCCTGCTGCTGGTGGCGATGGCCGAACGGGTCCGGCTGGGCGTGGACCTGGAGCCGCTGCGCCCGCGCCCGCGCATGGTGGAAATCATCGAGCGCTTCTTCCATCCGGCCGAGGTTGCCTGGCTGCTGGGGCTGGACGAGGCGGCTCGCACGCCGTGGTTCTTCCGGGTCTGGTGCGCCAAGGAAGCCATTCTCAAGGCACAGGGACAGGGCATTTCCTTTGGCCTGCACCGTCTTCAGCTGGCCCCGGACGCTGCGGGCCGCCTTCGCCTGGCCTGGTGCGACCCGGAACTGGGTGACGCGGCGCGCTGGCACCTGCACGAATGGCAGGCCGCGGTGGATTTCCGCGCGGCGCTGGCCTGGCATGCGATGTGA
- a CDS encoding GlsB/YeaQ/YmgE family stress response membrane protein, translating to MGIIIWLIVGGIVGWLASIIMKRDAQQGIILNIVVGIIGALLAGWLFGGGINEAITIRTFLFSLIGAVILLAIVNLFTRRSVR from the coding sequence ATGGGCATCATCATCTGGCTGATCGTCGGCGGCATCGTGGGCTGGCTTGCCAGCATCATCATGAAGCGCGACGCGCAACAAGGCATCATCCTCAACATCGTGGTCGGCATCATCGGCGCCCTGCTGGCCGGCTGGCTGTTCGGCGGTGGCATCAACGAAGCAATCACGATCCGTACGTTCCTGTTCTCGTTGATCGGCGCGGTGATCCTGCTCGCGATCGTGAATCTGTTTACGCGTCGAAGCGTCCGGTAA
- the xth gene encoding exodeoxyribonuclease III, with protein MKIASWNVNSLNVRLPHLEQWLTAFAPDVVGIQETKMEDHKFPDAVLAGLGYRSVFAGQKTYNGVALLSREPAQDVQIGIPGFEDEQKRVIAGTVNGVRIINLYVVNGQDVGTDKYAYKLRWLEAVHAWVEAELARYPELVVMGDFNIAPDARDVNDPLVWNENHILTSTAERGALNKLLKLGLHDAFRLHSEEEGVFSWWDYRAAGFRRNLGLRIDLTLVSDALRARAVASGIDREPRTWDRPSDHAPAWVQLG; from the coding sequence ATGAAAATCGCCTCCTGGAACGTCAACTCGCTCAACGTGCGCCTGCCGCACCTGGAACAATGGCTCACGGCGTTCGCGCCGGACGTGGTCGGTATCCAGGAAACCAAGATGGAGGACCACAAGTTCCCCGACGCGGTGCTGGCCGGGCTGGGCTACCGCAGCGTGTTTGCCGGACAGAAGACCTACAACGGCGTGGCACTGCTGTCGCGCGAACCGGCGCAGGACGTGCAGATCGGCATTCCCGGGTTCGAGGACGAGCAGAAGCGCGTGATCGCCGGCACCGTCAATGGCGTGCGCATCATCAACCTGTACGTGGTCAACGGCCAGGACGTGGGCACCGACAAGTACGCCTACAAGCTGCGTTGGCTCGAGGCCGTGCATGCCTGGGTCGAGGCCGAGCTGGCCCGGTACCCCGAGCTGGTGGTCATGGGCGACTTCAACATCGCCCCGGACGCGCGGGATGTGAACGACCCGCTGGTCTGGAACGAGAACCACATCCTGACCTCCACCGCCGAGCGCGGCGCCCTCAACAAGCTGCTCAAGCTGGGCCTGCACGATGCGTTCCGCCTGCACAGCGAGGAAGAAGGCGTGTTCAGCTGGTGGGACTACCGCGCCGCCGGTTTCCGCCGCAACCTGGGCCTGCGTATCGACCTGACGCTGGTGTCGGACGCACTCAGGGCGCGTGCCGTTGCCTCGGGCATCGACCGCGAGCCGCGCACCTGGGACCGCCCCAGCGACCACGCCCCGGCGTGGGTGCAGTTGGGATAG
- a CDS encoding coniferyl aldehyde dehydrogenase, translating into MSDAHTDPAALPAILHTLRTAWQANRPSLDQRRDDLQRLRAALKARLPQMTDAISADFGHRSSHESMIADGMTVLGEIDHLLKHLRRWARPRRVGVGWRFWPARAQTRAVPLGVVGVISPWNYPVNLALIPLATAIAAGNHVILKPSEHTPRTSAFLQVLLAEVFPADRVAVVQGDGALASALAGSPLDHLVFTGSTAVGRKVMAAAAQHLTPLTLELGGKSPAIVCSDYPLDKAAARLATGKWFNAGQTCIAPDYVLIDGARQRELVQQLQTQVRTRYGDFSDATDYTRIIHEGQYQRLRGYLDQARVRGVPVIELATVDPERAARERLIVPTIVLDPPADLDLMQEEIFGPILPVCAYPSLDAALAEVQGRDRPLALYVFSQDNRTVERVLGQVVAGGITVNDTLLHFAINDLPFGGVGPSGMGAYHGRAGFDGLSKQLPILWQSRWAASDLLKPPYSKIAGMLKALVR; encoded by the coding sequence ATGAGCGACGCCCACACCGATCCCGCCGCGCTGCCCGCGATCCTGCACACCCTGCGTACGGCCTGGCAGGCCAACCGCCCATCGTTGGACCAGCGCCGCGACGACCTGCAGCGCCTGCGCGCAGCGTTGAAGGCACGCCTGCCGCAGATGACCGACGCCATCTCGGCCGACTTCGGCCACCGCTCCTCCCACGAATCCATGATCGCCGACGGCATGACCGTGCTCGGTGAGATCGACCACCTGCTCAAGCACCTGCGCCGCTGGGCGCGCCCGCGCCGGGTCGGGGTGGGCTGGCGGTTCTGGCCGGCGCGCGCGCAGACCCGCGCGGTGCCGCTGGGCGTGGTTGGCGTGATCTCGCCGTGGAATTACCCGGTCAACCTGGCGCTGATTCCGCTGGCCACCGCGATCGCCGCTGGCAACCACGTCATCCTCAAGCCCTCCGAACACACCCCGCGCACCAGCGCGTTCCTGCAAGTGCTGCTGGCCGAGGTGTTTCCCGCCGACCGCGTGGCGGTGGTGCAGGGCGACGGTGCGCTGGCGAGTGCGCTGGCAGGCTCGCCGCTGGACCACCTGGTGTTCACCGGTTCCACCGCCGTCGGCCGCAAGGTCATGGCCGCCGCGGCCCAGCACCTCACTCCGCTGACCCTCGAACTGGGCGGCAAGTCACCGGCCATCGTCTGCAGCGACTACCCGCTGGACAAGGCGGCCGCACGCCTGGCCACTGGCAAGTGGTTCAACGCCGGCCAGACCTGCATCGCCCCGGATTACGTGCTCATCGATGGCGCCCGCCAGCGCGAGCTGGTGCAGCAGCTGCAGACCCAGGTGCGCACGCGCTACGGTGACTTCAGCGATGCCACCGACTACACGCGGATCATCCATGAGGGCCAGTACCAGCGCCTGCGCGGGTACCTCGACCAGGCCCGGGTACGCGGCGTGCCGGTGATCGAGCTGGCCACCGTGGATCCCGAGCGCGCTGCGCGCGAACGCCTGATCGTGCCGACCATCGTGCTTGACCCGCCGGCCGACCTGGACCTGATGCAGGAGGAGATCTTTGGCCCGATCCTGCCCGTCTGCGCGTATCCCAGCCTGGACGCGGCGCTGGCCGAGGTACAGGGCCGCGACCGGCCGCTGGCGCTGTATGTCTTCAGCCAGGACAACCGCACGGTCGAACGCGTGCTGGGGCAGGTGGTGGCCGGGGGTATCACCGTCAACGACACCCTGCTGCACTTCGCCATCAACGACCTGCCGTTCGGTGGCGTCGGCCCCAGCGGCATGGGCGCGTATCACGGCCGCGCCGGCTTCGACGGGTTGAGCAAGCAGCTGCCGATCCTGTGGCAGTCGCGCTGGGCGGCCAGCGACCTGCTCAAACCGCCGTATTCGAAGATTGCCGGGATGCTCAAGGCGCTGGTGCGCTGA